One window from the genome of Synechococcus sp. PROS-7-1 encodes:
- a CDS encoding HAD-IA family hydrolase — MSRLQAVFWDVDGTLADTEMSGHRVAYNRAFAELGIGWNWDPDLYAELLTIPGGTKRMQRFAQRCSVSLTPDLLQRLREAKQRHYLAMIRSGAVQWRPGVLRLLKDLQHAGVQQWIVTSSGLASVQALLEVLHGFSAGPFSGWVTADDVRCSKPDPEPYQLALRRSGVDPDCAIALEDSAPGLRSARAAGLRCLLTPSPWDPELPRDNHHATAVLDHFGAETSCRIHSGPPCEGGRVTLKYLEMLLDLGQG; from the coding sequence ATGTCTCGACTGCAAGCCGTCTTTTGGGATGTGGACGGAACGCTTGCTGACACGGAGATGTCCGGCCATCGGGTGGCCTACAACCGTGCCTTCGCCGAGCTGGGTATCGGCTGGAACTGGGATCCTGACCTCTACGCCGAGCTCTTGACCATTCCCGGGGGAACCAAGCGCATGCAGCGGTTTGCGCAGAGGTGCTCAGTGTCTCTAACGCCCGACTTGCTCCAACGGTTACGCGAGGCCAAGCAGCGTCACTACCTCGCCATGATTCGCTCCGGTGCAGTGCAGTGGCGGCCAGGAGTGCTGCGGCTTCTCAAGGACCTTCAGCACGCTGGTGTTCAGCAGTGGATCGTCACCAGCAGCGGACTTGCTTCCGTTCAGGCTCTCCTCGAGGTCCTGCATGGTTTCAGCGCAGGCCCTTTCAGCGGTTGGGTGACAGCGGACGATGTCCGTTGTTCAAAGCCTGATCCAGAGCCCTATCAGCTCGCTCTGCGACGCAGTGGTGTCGATCCAGATTGCGCGATCGCCTTGGAGGACTCAGCACCGGGCTTGCGGTCTGCTCGTGCGGCAGGACTGCGTTGCTTGCTCACTCCATCCCCTTGGGATCCTGAACTTCCAAGGGACAATCACCACGCCACAGCTGTTTTGGATCACTTCGGAGCAGAAACCTCGTGTCGGATCCACAGCGGACCCCCTTGTGAAGGCGGCCGGGTCACGCTGAAGTATTTGGAGATGCTGCTTGATCTGGGTCAGGGATGA
- a CDS encoding DUF565 domain-containing protein, whose protein sequence is MTLHVTRYDRLQRRVGAHLSQALVGPWRRRSVGLLALLFGFIVGSNVTMYWYQKSGQERPIAVLMMVVVLEVLVRLRSRVRIEPWPLGWLALDNLRIGTVYAVVFEAFKLGS, encoded by the coding sequence ATGACGCTGCATGTCACGCGATACGACCGGCTTCAGCGTCGGGTAGGAGCTCATCTGTCCCAGGCCCTGGTCGGGCCTTGGCGTCGCAGGAGTGTGGGACTGCTGGCCTTGTTATTCGGTTTCATTGTGGGCAGCAACGTCACGATGTACTGGTATCAGAAATCAGGTCAGGAGCGCCCCATCGCTGTTCTGATGATGGTGGTGGTTTTAGAAGTTCTGGTGCGGCTGCGTAGCAGGGTGCGGATTGAGCCTTGGCCTCTGGGATGGCTCGCTCTCGACAATTTGCGGATTGGAACCGTCTACGCCGTTGTGTTTGAGGCTTTCAAGCTTGGCTCGTAA
- a CDS encoding kinase, whose translation MARNRRPDAPRGGDALLELLGWPDPERWWHHWQARGGLSLVRDRWTVPVDDAWIASLALPLLTRVEQAHAEDVPTLIGVSALPGCGKTTLCSWIKHAADHLGWSVEHLSIDDFYWPAAELERSMAGNPWGVPRALPGSHDLIGMERSLQAWLNGDCLQAPRFDKSLRGGRGDRCGSTISKPRVVLLEGWFLGAVVREHRDDAMEQQLTPSERQWRPKALTKLSEYVSIWSMLDELWHLRIENVDASARWKRQQLNTLLDRTGVNFAENELSDFNRMVEVALPRGCLDCIPGATIIVDLTSERAVREVRFS comes from the coding sequence TTGGCTCGTAACAGACGACCGGACGCACCACGCGGGGGGGATGCCCTTCTGGAGCTCTTGGGTTGGCCCGATCCGGAGCGTTGGTGGCACCACTGGCAGGCCCGTGGTGGTTTGAGCTTGGTGCGAGATCGTTGGACCGTTCCTGTCGATGATGCCTGGATTGCCTCCCTCGCTCTTCCACTCCTCACCCGAGTGGAACAGGCCCACGCCGAGGATGTCCCGACGTTGATCGGGGTCAGTGCCCTGCCGGGTTGTGGCAAGACCACCCTCTGCAGTTGGATCAAACATGCTGCCGACCATCTCGGCTGGTCGGTGGAGCATCTATCGATCGACGACTTCTATTGGCCTGCAGCAGAATTGGAACGCAGCATGGCCGGAAATCCGTGGGGAGTCCCCCGGGCTTTGCCTGGCAGTCATGACCTCATCGGGATGGAACGATCTCTGCAGGCTTGGCTGAACGGGGACTGTCTCCAGGCGCCACGGTTTGACAAGTCTCTTCGGGGAGGACGGGGCGACCGTTGCGGTTCCACCATCTCCAAGCCACGGGTGGTGTTGCTGGAGGGATGGTTTCTCGGTGCGGTGGTGCGTGAGCACCGTGATGATGCAATGGAGCAACAGCTCACGCCCTCAGAACGTCAGTGGCGTCCCAAAGCACTCACAAAGCTCAGCGAGTACGTTTCGATCTGGTCCATGCTCGATGAGCTCTGGCATCTGCGCATCGAGAACGTTGATGCTTCCGCGCGCTGGAAGCGTCAGCAATTGAACACGCTCTTGGACAGGACCGGAGTGAACTTTGCTGAGAACGAACTCTCCGATTTCAATCGAATGGTTGAGGTGGCTCTGCCGAGAGGTTGTCTCGATTGCATTCCTGGAGCCACGATCATCGTGGACCTCACGAGCGAAAGGGCCGTTCGCGAGGTCCGTTTCAGCTGA
- the rpmF gene encoding 50S ribosomal protein L32, with protein MAVPKKKTSKSKRNQRHAVWKAKAATAAQRALSIGKSVLSGRAQGFVYPVAEADDSES; from the coding sequence ATGGCCGTCCCGAAGAAGAAAACCTCTAAGAGCAAGCGCAACCAACGGCATGCCGTCTGGAAAGCCAAGGCCGCAACTGCAGCCCAAAGAGCCCTTTCCATTGGCAAATCCGTTCTGAGCGGCCGTGCTCAAGGTTTCGTCTACCCCGTGGCGGAAGCCGACGACTCCGAAAGCTGA
- the ftsH gene encoding ATP-dependent zinc metalloprotease FtsH, whose product MGTDQPSNPFSRFRSEPPPSYSALLKQISSGKVKELQLVPARREVIVTYPDGRRTTVPILVNDPQILRTAEAAGTPLRVKDVRQEQALAGLAGNLALIVLIVVGLSLLLRRSAQVANKAMGFGRTQARTSPQSEVTVRFEDVAGIAEAKDELQEVVTFLKQPETFIKLGARIPRGVLLVGPPGTGKTLLAKAIAGEAGVPFFSLAASEFVELFVGVGASRVRDLFRKAKEKSPCIVFIDEIDAVGRQRGAGIGGGNDEREQTLNQLLTEMDGFADNSGVILLAATNRADVLDTALMRPGRFDRRIAVGLPDRKGREAILAVHARTRPLAEEVSLADWARRTPGFSGADLANLLNEAAILTARYQCTALGNKELEMALERITMGLTAAPLQDGAKKRLIAYHEIGHALVAALTPNADPVDKVTLLPRSGGVGGFTRFFPDEEVLDSGLVTRAYLHARLVMALGGRAAEIVVFGPSEVTQGASGDLQMVSQLAREMVTRFGFSDLGPVALEGQDQEVFLGRDLIHTRPSYGERTGREIDLRVRLLASEALQQAIHLLESRREQMDVLVDALIEEETLQSDRFYALLGIDPPDRSPSLGQLPAWT is encoded by the coding sequence ATCGGAACGGACCAACCGAGCAATCCATTCTCTCGCTTTCGTTCGGAGCCTCCTCCGAGTTACAGCGCGTTGCTGAAGCAGATCTCCTCGGGGAAGGTGAAGGAGCTGCAGTTGGTGCCGGCTCGCCGGGAGGTGATTGTCACCTACCCCGACGGACGACGCACAACGGTGCCAATTCTGGTCAATGATCCACAAATTCTGCGGACCGCTGAGGCTGCTGGAACTCCTCTTCGCGTGAAGGATGTCCGGCAGGAACAGGCCCTGGCCGGTCTGGCCGGCAATCTGGCCTTGATCGTCCTGATCGTGGTTGGGTTGTCGCTGCTGCTGAGGCGATCGGCTCAGGTGGCCAACAAGGCCATGGGCTTCGGGCGTACCCAGGCGCGCACCAGTCCGCAGAGCGAGGTGACGGTGCGCTTCGAAGATGTGGCCGGGATCGCAGAGGCCAAAGACGAGCTTCAGGAGGTTGTGACCTTCCTGAAGCAACCGGAGACGTTCATCAAATTGGGAGCGCGGATTCCTCGGGGAGTCCTTCTGGTCGGCCCTCCGGGTACCGGCAAGACCCTTCTGGCGAAAGCCATTGCCGGAGAGGCTGGCGTTCCTTTTTTCTCCCTTGCGGCCTCGGAATTCGTTGAGTTGTTCGTGGGTGTGGGTGCCAGCCGTGTGCGTGATCTGTTCCGCAAAGCCAAGGAGAAGTCACCCTGCATTGTGTTCATCGACGAGATCGATGCCGTTGGCCGTCAGAGGGGGGCAGGGATTGGCGGAGGCAACGACGAGCGGGAGCAGACGCTCAACCAGCTGCTCACTGAGATGGACGGGTTTGCGGATAACTCGGGCGTCATTCTTCTGGCGGCCACCAACCGCGCCGACGTCCTCGATACAGCCTTGATGCGTCCAGGGCGGTTCGACCGCAGGATTGCCGTTGGCTTGCCGGACCGCAAAGGGCGAGAGGCGATTCTTGCTGTGCATGCCCGCACCAGACCTCTGGCTGAAGAGGTGTCCCTGGCGGACTGGGCCCGACGCACGCCAGGTTTCTCCGGAGCCGATCTGGCCAATCTTCTGAATGAAGCCGCCATCCTCACGGCCCGCTATCAGTGCACAGCTTTGGGCAACAAAGAGCTGGAAATGGCTCTGGAGCGGATCACCATGGGGCTGACGGCTGCCCCCTTACAGGATGGTGCCAAGAAGCGATTAATCGCCTACCACGAGATCGGGCATGCCCTGGTTGCGGCATTGACGCCCAATGCCGATCCCGTCGACAAAGTCACCCTCCTGCCCCGCAGTGGTGGTGTGGGGGGATTCACGCGCTTTTTCCCTGATGAGGAAGTGCTTGATTCCGGCTTGGTGACCCGTGCTTACCTCCATGCCCGATTGGTGATGGCTCTTGGTGGCCGTGCCGCAGAGATTGTCGTGTTCGGACCATCTGAGGTCACCCAAGGGGCAAGCGGTGATTTGCAGATGGTGTCGCAACTGGCACGGGAGATGGTGACCCGATTCGGATTTTCTGATCTAGGCCCCGTTGCTCTCGAGGGACAGGACCAGGAGGTGTTTCTGGGCCGCGATTTGATCCATACCCGGCCGTCTTACGGGGAACGCACTGGTCGCGAGATCGACCTTCGTGTTCGCTTGCTGGCATCCGAGGCTCTGCAGCAAGCGATCCATCTGCTCGAGTCAAGGCGTGAACAGATGGATGTTCTGGTTGATGCTCTGATTGAGGAGGAGACCCTTCAGTCGGATCGCTTCTATGCCCTGTTAGGGATTGATCCGCCGGATCGGAGTCCTAGCCTGGGGCAACTGCCGGCCTGGACTTGA
- a CDS encoding UPF0182 family protein — translation MSPSKRAFFASHPASARWLLLLVPAFVLLARLQVEVAWFQQFNLEGVYLKRLGLQGAGGAVALVLAGVTTIWRQRWMAAYEPTPEGELPALRGRTYALGLASTLVVLLSVLVVYTRLAWLALSQPFLLAHWWSVPFKSTWPLFTLSILLVLTITFGLTRSHRLGLAHLYGSVCFCLITARAWGLWALALTIPDANRFEPLLGADVSFGLGRFSAIALALELLLLQLLLVLSTAIWSRLTRSSCLSDWGFPGWTTQERRLLLPLLAALFLVLAALLWLSRHQLLWTQNGVVAGAGWLDVHLILPLRVGGSVLLGLLATTLFPWPGVSSRRRRGMRGVFVALAIVLLLTEILLAPLLQWMVVRPREFQLEGPFLSHAITATRHAYQLDSITTRPINPSKQLEADDLVQGESTLRNIRLWDSQPLLASNRQLQQLRVYYRFAKAAVDRYPLRPDRKERQQVIMAARELDQTALPRRSRTWQNRHFVFTHGFGFTLNPVNTSAPDGLPDYFISDLGSSTRIEGNPSLGITQADVKREVPIGRAALYFGLLPSPYAVAPTRIEEFDYPEGDKNTYTHYSGTAGIPLSSLWQRISAATYLNDPRLLNTGALTPQSKLLLRRDVKHRVKALAPFLTFMGDPYLVSVPLKDPPPGFSKDQHQYWIVDGYTTSRTYPYAATLPDGRPLRYLRNSVKAIVDAYNGKVHFYVSEEEDPIVLGWSRLFPALFESWDAMPSTLRDHLMVPQDQFELQVQQLLRYHVTEPRTFYSGDDVWQVPVELYGRQQIPVAPYHITAQLKGSERSEFLLLQPLTPLARPNLSAWLAARSDGVHYGELILLRFPSDVPIFGPEQVQALINQNPDISQQFGLWDRAGSQVVQGNLLVVPVGDSLLYVEPIYLKARLGGLPTLTRVVVSDGRRVAMANDLDQGLKALLKTPANMQP, via the coding sequence TTGAGCCCGTCCAAGCGAGCCTTTTTCGCAAGCCATCCTGCATCTGCCCGCTGGCTGCTGCTGCTAGTTCCCGCATTTGTGCTGTTGGCCCGTCTCCAGGTCGAGGTGGCCTGGTTCCAACAGTTCAACCTTGAGGGTGTGTATCTCAAACGTCTTGGGCTCCAAGGCGCTGGAGGAGCCGTTGCCCTAGTCCTCGCAGGTGTTACGACCATTTGGCGACAGCGATGGATGGCGGCCTATGAACCCACCCCCGAGGGGGAACTTCCTGCCTTGAGGGGTAGAACGTATGCGCTTGGTCTGGCCAGCACGCTTGTGGTGCTTCTGAGCGTGCTGGTGGTTTACACCCGCCTGGCCTGGCTGGCCTTATCCCAGCCATTCCTCCTGGCGCACTGGTGGAGTGTTCCCTTCAAGAGCACCTGGCCGCTGTTCACCCTCTCGATTCTGCTGGTCCTGACGATCACGTTTGGACTGACAAGAAGTCATCGACTGGGATTGGCCCATCTTTATGGAAGTGTCTGTTTCTGTCTGATCACGGCCCGCGCCTGGGGGCTCTGGGCCTTGGCACTCACGATTCCTGACGCCAACCGTTTTGAGCCCCTGCTCGGCGCTGATGTGAGCTTTGGGCTTGGTCGTTTTTCAGCGATTGCTCTGGCTTTGGAGTTGCTGCTGCTTCAGCTGCTCCTTGTTCTCAGCACTGCGATCTGGAGCCGACTGACTCGCAGTTCCTGCCTGAGTGACTGGGGCTTTCCTGGTTGGACAACCCAGGAACGCCGTCTGCTCCTTCCGCTGCTTGCAGCCTTGTTTCTGGTGCTTGCCGCACTCCTCTGGTTGTCGCGCCATCAGCTGCTCTGGACCCAGAACGGTGTTGTGGCCGGCGCAGGCTGGCTGGATGTGCATCTGATCTTGCCGCTCAGGGTGGGGGGAAGCGTTCTTCTTGGTCTCCTGGCGACCACCTTGTTCCCTTGGCCTGGGGTGTCCTCGCGACGACGACGGGGAATGAGAGGGGTTTTCGTCGCCTTGGCGATCGTGCTTCTGCTCACCGAAATTCTCTTGGCACCCCTCTTGCAGTGGATGGTGGTCCGCCCCAGGGAATTCCAGCTCGAGGGGCCATTCCTCAGTCATGCCATCACAGCAACGCGCCATGCCTATCAACTGGACAGCATTACGACTCGACCGATCAACCCTTCAAAGCAACTCGAGGCGGATGATCTGGTTCAAGGAGAAAGCACGTTAAGGAACATTCGTCTCTGGGATAGTCAACCGTTGTTGGCTTCGAATCGGCAACTTCAACAGCTCAGGGTTTATTACCGCTTTGCCAAAGCTGCTGTGGATCGCTATCCACTGCGCCCTGATCGAAAGGAGCGGCAGCAGGTGATCATGGCGGCGCGGGAGCTGGATCAGACAGCCCTTCCAAGGCGATCCAGAACCTGGCAGAACCGTCACTTTGTGTTCACCCACGGTTTCGGTTTCACGCTCAATCCAGTCAATACAAGCGCGCCGGATGGCCTTCCTGATTATTTCATCAGTGATCTGGGCAGTTCAACCAGGATTGAAGGAAACCCCTCTCTCGGTATCACTCAGGCCGATGTTAAGCGTGAAGTTCCAATCGGCCGAGCTGCTCTCTATTTCGGTTTGTTGCCCTCGCCTTATGCAGTGGCACCCACGCGAATCGAGGAATTTGATTATCCAGAGGGAGATAAAAATACATATACCCATTACTCCGGTACTGCTGGGATCCCTTTGTCCTCGCTATGGCAGCGCATCAGTGCGGCTACCTATCTCAACGACCCCAGACTGCTCAACACTGGTGCGTTGACTCCGCAATCCAAATTGCTTTTACGGCGCGATGTGAAACATCGAGTCAAGGCTCTGGCTCCATTTCTCACCTTTATGGGTGATCCTTATCTCGTTTCTGTTCCCCTAAAAGATCCTCCTCCAGGCTTCTCGAAGGATCAGCATCAGTATTGGATTGTTGACGGTTACACCACGTCTCGAACGTATCCCTATGCAGCCACGCTTCCTGATGGACGCCCCCTGCGCTATCTACGCAACTCGGTGAAGGCCATTGTGGATGCTTATAACGGCAAGGTTCATTTTTATGTAAGTGAAGAAGAGGATCCAATCGTCCTTGGCTGGAGCCGATTATTTCCAGCGTTGTTTGAGTCATGGGATGCAATGCCGTCGACTCTTCGGGACCATCTGATGGTTCCTCAGGATCAGTTTGAGCTCCAAGTTCAGCAATTGCTGCGTTATCACGTCACCGAGCCAAGGACTTTCTACAGCGGTGATGATGTCTGGCAAGTCCCAGTTGAACTTTACGGGCGCCAACAGATACCTGTTGCCCCGTATCACATCACGGCTCAACTTAAAGGAAGCGAACGTTCTGAATTTCTGCTTCTCCAACCACTCACGCCCTTGGCTCGCCCAAACCTTTCGGCCTGGCTGGCCGCACGCAGTGATGGAGTGCATTACGGCGAATTGATCCTGTTGCGATTCCCGAGCGATGTTCCGATCTTTGGCCCTGAGCAGGTTCAGGCATTAATCAATCAAAACCCTGACATCAGTCAGCAATTCGGTCTGTGGGACAGAGCCGGTTCCCAAGTTGTTCAGGGAAACCTCCTGGTGGTGCCTGTTGGCGACTCTCTGCTCTATGTGGAGCCGATCTACCTCAAAGCTCGCCTTGGAGGATTGCCGACGCTCACCAGAGTGGTTGTCAGTGATGGGCGACGTGTGGCAATGGCGAATGATCTCGATCAGGGGCTGAAGGCTCTGCTGAAAACCCCTGCAAACATGCAGCCATAA
- a CDS encoding peroxiredoxin, which translates to MTANGCLRVGQQAPDFTATAVVDQEFKEISLSQYRGKYVVLFFYPLDFTFVCPTEITAFSDRYADFSSKNTEVLGVSVDSQFSHLAWIQTPRNQGGLGDINYPLVADLKKEIASAYNVLDDEEGVALRGLFIIDPEGVIMHATINNLPVGRNVDETLRVLQAFQYVQSHPDEVCPANWTPGEKTMKPDPVGSKEFFAAVN; encoded by the coding sequence ATGACCGCCAACGGTTGTCTGCGCGTGGGCCAACAGGCCCCCGACTTCACCGCCACAGCAGTGGTTGACCAGGAATTTAAGGAGATCAGCCTGTCCCAGTACCGCGGCAAGTACGTGGTGCTGTTCTTCTACCCCCTCGACTTCACCTTCGTGTGCCCCACGGAGATCACGGCATTCAGCGATCGCTACGCCGATTTCTCCAGCAAGAACACTGAGGTTCTCGGCGTGTCCGTAGACAGCCAGTTCAGCCACCTCGCCTGGATTCAGACCCCCCGGAACCAGGGCGGCCTCGGCGACATCAACTACCCACTGGTTGCTGACCTGAAAAAAGAAATCGCCAGCGCCTACAACGTGCTGGACGATGAGGAAGGCGTGGCTCTGCGCGGCCTGTTCATCATTGATCCCGAAGGTGTGATCATGCACGCCACGATCAACAACCTTCCGGTTGGTCGCAACGTGGACGAAACCCTCCGCGTTCTCCAGGCATTCCAATATGTGCAGTCCCATCCCGATGAGGTCTGCCCCGCCAACTGGACTCCCGGCGAAAAGACCATGAAGCCTGATCCCGTGGGAAGCAAGGAGTTCTTTGCTGCTGTGAACTGA
- a CDS encoding M23 family metallopeptidase: MKPLLLAVTAVASSSALFAMSQTSGFADSDHISSKQLLSALSSEPSQIWVRLIEPSNLATLARDLELTPSQLEELNELKAETALEAGTWVVLPSTSAASISASDALDGTQIRETAPLKTPPAPVEVVEIKPQQSLMSLVQEHGITLTQLKTFNPGVELSKLVVGSKVRVAKASVLAVRPLRSGGASWPELPALPGSKQFDASQSYIWPAKGVFTSGYGWRWGRMHKGIDIANNVGTPILAAKDGVVAYSGWSSGYGYLVEMSHGDGSSTRYAHSSRLLVKKGQLVPQGARIALMGSTGRSTGPHLHFEIRKPGGAAMDPMSMLPSRRG, encoded by the coding sequence ATGAAGCCTCTGCTCCTCGCCGTGACCGCCGTTGCATCCAGCAGCGCCTTGTTCGCGATGTCGCAGACCTCCGGTTTCGCAGACTCCGATCACATCAGCTCAAAGCAACTCCTTTCGGCTCTCTCTTCGGAGCCATCACAGATCTGGGTTCGATTGATCGAACCCAGCAATCTTGCAACGTTGGCTCGTGATCTTGAACTAACCCCGAGCCAGCTCGAAGAATTGAATGAACTCAAGGCAGAGACTGCCCTTGAAGCAGGGACATGGGTTGTTCTTCCTTCCACGAGTGCTGCATCCATCAGTGCATCGGACGCATTAGACGGAACGCAAATCAGAGAGACCGCACCGCTCAAGACTCCTCCAGCTCCGGTGGAAGTCGTTGAAATCAAACCTCAGCAATCGTTGATGTCTTTGGTTCAAGAGCACGGCATCACGCTGACACAGTTGAAGACTTTTAATCCAGGGGTCGAGCTCTCCAAGCTCGTGGTGGGAAGCAAGGTTCGTGTTGCTAAGGCCAGTGTGCTGGCTGTGCGTCCCTTACGTTCCGGCGGAGCAAGCTGGCCCGAACTTCCTGCACTTCCTGGATCCAAACAGTTCGATGCGTCCCAGTCCTATATCTGGCCTGCTAAGGGTGTTTTCACCTCTGGATACGGATGGCGCTGGGGAAGAATGCACAAGGGAATCGATATTGCGAACAACGTCGGCACTCCAATTCTGGCTGCCAAGGATGGCGTTGTTGCTTACTCCGGCTGGAGCAGCGGCTATGGCTACCTGGTTGAAATGTCCCATGGAGATGGTTCTTCAACGCGTTACGCCCATAGCAGCCGACTGCTGGTTAAAAAAGGACAATTGGTTCCTCAAGGTGCTCGCATTGCCCTGATGGGGAGTACCGGTCGCAGCACGGGCCCCCATCTCCATTTTGAAATTCGCAAGCCTGGCGGAGCAGCCATGGATCCGATGTCCATGCTTCCGTCACGCAGAGGCTAG
- a CDS encoding tRNA (cytidine(34)-2'-O)-methyltransferase, which translates to MTLLKLKPSALRVALFEPRIPPNTGNIARTCAAFDLPLSLIEPLGFSIDDRQLKRAGLDYWPHVNLSVHADFNAFKNSLPKPSRVIGCSRRDGVALQGFSFEQGDVLLFGREDTGLPEPVRAECDQILTIPMPCSAGSDGQGGVRSLNLSVACAIACFQAGLKLQLW; encoded by the coding sequence GTGACTCTTCTCAAGCTCAAGCCATCCGCGCTCAGAGTGGCTTTGTTCGAACCACGTATCCCTCCGAACACAGGAAACATCGCGCGGACCTGCGCAGCGTTTGATTTGCCTTTGTCATTGATTGAACCCCTGGGTTTCTCAATCGATGACAGACAGCTCAAACGAGCCGGGCTGGACTACTGGCCCCATGTGAACCTCTCGGTTCATGCAGACTTCAACGCGTTCAAAAACAGTCTCCCCAAACCCTCCCGCGTGATCGGCTGCAGCCGCAGGGATGGCGTTGCACTGCAGGGTTTCTCCTTTGAGCAAGGGGATGTACTGCTGTTCGGACGAGAAGACACAGGGCTTCCAGAGCCAGTGCGAGCCGAATGCGATCAGATTTTGACGATTCCGATGCCTTGCAGCGCTGGGAGTGATGGACAAGGTGGCGTGCGCAGTCTGAACCTGTCCGTCGCCTGCGCGATCGCCTGCTTTCAGGCAGGCCTGAAACTGCAGCTGTGGTAG
- the cobU gene encoding bifunctional adenosylcobinamide kinase/adenosylcobinamide-phosphate guanylyltransferase: protein MVAADHPEGLVLVSGPSRGGKSRWAEHLVSFCSEVTYIATSPSLPEDASWQERLRLHRERRPPNWGLLECDGDLTSALKEAPDNHGVLIDALGGFTAAWLQSDVQQWNAVQSELLTILKQRHQPVVIVIEETGWGLVPPTAIGGLFRDRQGELAQRLARQANRSWLVVQGRALDLHDLGQTVPL from the coding sequence ATGGTGGCGGCTGATCATCCTGAAGGTCTGGTTCTTGTCTCCGGTCCAAGCCGAGGAGGCAAGAGCCGCTGGGCCGAACATTTGGTCTCCTTTTGTTCTGAAGTGACGTACATCGCCACCTCACCGTCTTTGCCTGAAGACGCATCGTGGCAGGAGCGACTTCGCCTTCATCGGGAACGTCGCCCCCCCAACTGGGGGCTTCTGGAATGCGATGGTGACCTCACGTCTGCGCTCAAGGAAGCGCCGGACAACCATGGCGTGCTGATCGATGCTCTTGGTGGGTTCACGGCCGCCTGGCTACAGAGCGATGTGCAGCAGTGGAACGCCGTTCAAAGCGAACTGCTGACCATCCTGAAACAGCGCCATCAGCCCGTCGTGATCGTGATTGAAGAAACAGGCTGGGGCTTGGTGCCCCCAACAGCCATTGGTGGACTCTTCCGCGATCGCCAGGGAGAGCTCGCTCAGCGTCTAGCCAGACAGGCCAACCGAAGCTGGCTTGTCGTTCAGGGCAGAGCTCTCGATCTTCATGATTTAGGCCAAACCGTCCCGCTGTGA
- the pxcA gene encoding proton extrusion protein PcxA has translation MAGRNWLDTFGRAKSLDVNADLDRGYEAALLIQSLELEYYGDRPIRPDLELSVPSSVQATVLRKFRAAISVCRASLDKLEYQRGQLDPQELRQLQLIESVVNRYSPRRTASAPTISRSPDPLPRSLLGIFDTLRRQLNPTSEATLVAGFRRRRDSTLISLKVLLLLILVPLLVQQVSRTYIISPAVDRFAPDLPFLSYPKPQLEEQAVEKLRVYKAEIEFDALLRGDSIPTQEELQKKLSAKAEELKQEADSESTHAVKNVLADLAATVAFVVVCVFSREELRVLRGFFDEAVYGLSDSAKAFAIILFTDIFVGFHSPEGWTVLLDGIANHFGFPARENFILLFIATFPVILATIFKYWIFRYLNRVSPSSVATLRGMNGGG, from the coding sequence ATGGCAGGACGCAACTGGCTCGACACCTTCGGAAGGGCCAAGTCCCTCGATGTGAACGCCGATCTTGATCGCGGCTACGAAGCCGCTCTCTTGATTCAAAGCCTGGAACTTGAGTACTACGGAGACCGGCCGATCCGCCCTGATCTGGAACTCTCTGTTCCCAGTTCGGTTCAAGCGACGGTTCTCCGGAAATTCCGGGCAGCCATCAGCGTCTGTCGGGCCTCTCTGGACAAACTGGAGTATCAGCGTGGCCAACTCGATCCGCAGGAGTTGCGCCAGCTCCAGCTGATCGAGAGTGTGGTCAATCGCTACAGCCCCCGGCGGACGGCCTCAGCTCCCACCATCAGCCGATCTCCTGATCCGCTTCCACGGTCCCTTCTCGGAATCTTCGACACGCTGCGACGGCAGCTGAATCCCACTTCAGAAGCAACGCTGGTGGCTGGATTCCGGCGGCGGCGCGATTCCACCCTGATTTCCCTGAAGGTGCTGCTGCTTCTCATCCTTGTTCCCCTCTTGGTGCAACAGGTGAGCCGCACTTACATCATCAGCCCCGCAGTGGATCGCTTTGCTCCAGATCTGCCGTTTTTGAGTTACCCCAAGCCACAACTGGAAGAGCAAGCCGTCGAGAAGCTCCGTGTCTACAAGGCCGAGATCGAATTTGATGCACTCCTGCGCGGCGATTCGATCCCAACACAGGAAGAGTTACAGAAAAAATTATCTGCGAAAGCGGAAGAGCTGAAGCAGGAAGCAGATTCAGAAAGCACCCATGCCGTCAAGAACGTCCTCGCTGATCTCGCCGCCACAGTGGCGTTTGTTGTGGTCTGCGTGTTTAGCCGAGAAGAACTACGAGTCCTGAGGGGATTTTTCGACGAAGCTGTGTATGGACTGAGCGATTCAGCCAAGGCGTTTGCCATCATTCTCTTCACCGACATTTTCGTTGGTTTTCATAGTCCTGAAGGCTGGACGGTGCTTCTTGATGGAATCGCCAATCATTTCGGTTTCCCGGCTAGAGAGAACTTCATCCTTCTGTTCATCGCCACCTTCCCGGTGATCCTGGCGACAATCTTTAAGTACTGGATCTTCCGCTATCTCAACCGCGTCAGCCCATCGTCGGTAGCGACGCTTCGCGGGATGAATGGTGGCGGCTGA